From Triticum urartu cultivar G1812 chromosome 2, Tu2.1, whole genome shotgun sequence, a single genomic window includes:
- the LOC125540669 gene encoding serine/threonine-protein kinase-like protein CR4, producing MVVRPGSRVTVVAGSPVSAWEPPGEFPGCRRRALPPGEFPGSRRRPANRDHKAACFTHRDQLTSLSRATCGGGWRTRASAAAEVSLRSPLFSPAFPALSPLESPTSRRPRLDSPGCGPADFGAAGVSANLGSRRSGGFRGARLSRGFGGANDGAGFWGRCGGGDLRVSKDKHPLTTRQKIKKSLLTRWRKEPEDPEKPERLIVYEYMENGTLQDLLRPDDGSSMLSPVTVSWKMRINVLLGVSHAIEHLHCHANPPIIHRDIKSANILFDASWVPRLSDFGSSVVWDMATQEEGMEVAVIGTFGYLAPEYHFYGLLKPASDVYSLGVVMLEVLTGKSAYSQLKDDGTGGPLTDFALPIIEVGNIEELLDRRPVPEPTPWQLQAMKRVAQIAWCCGKLDAKDRPVISDIVANLEMAYELLCRDEHGSVDEPCLWPFVEQVDLPLESPHSRSSSSAGYHSELESEVLEEGR from the exons ATGGTGGTGCGCCCCGGCAGCCGCGTGACCGTGGTCGCTGGGTCACCGGTATCCGCGTGGGAGCCTCCCGGGGAGTTTCCGGGATGCCGCCGTCGCGCCCTCCCTCCAGGGGAATTTCCgggaagccgccgccgccccgcgaaTCGCGACCACAAAGCGGCTTGCTTTACCCACAGAGACCAACTGACCTCACTCTCGCGGGCGACGTGTGGCGGCGGCTGGCGAACGAGAGCGTCGGCGGCGGCAGAGGTCAGCCTCCGATCCCCTCTATTCTCCCCGGCCTTCCCCGCTCTCTCTCCTCTCGAATCTCCTACGTCGCGGCGGCCACGGCTGGATTCGCCCGGCTGCGGCCCGGCGGATTTTGGGGCCGCGGGTGTCTCGGCGAATTTGGGGTCACGGCGGTCCGGTGGATTTCGGGGGGCGCGGCTGTCCCGCGGATTTGGGGGCGCGAACGACGGGGCCGGATTTTGGGGGCGCTGCGGTGGCGGGGATCTGAGGGTGAGCAAGGACAAGCACCCGCTAACCACCCGACAAAAGATAAAAAAGAGCCTACTGACCAGATGGAGAAAGGAGCCGGAAGATCCTGAAAAGCCGGAGAGGCTGATCGTCTACGAGTACATGGAGAATGGCACGCTCCAGGACCTCCTGCGTCCTGATGACGGCTCCTCCATGCTGTCGCCAGTGACGGTGTCCTGGAAGATGCGCATCAATGTGCTCCTTGGCGTGTCACACGCCATCGAGCACTTACACTGTCATGCCAACCCGCCGATCATCCACCGGGACATCAAGTCAGCTAACATCCTTTTTGACGCCAGTTGGGTGCCTCGTTTGTCAGACTTTGGCTCCTCGGTTGTATGGGACATGGCAACTCAGGAGGAGGGGATGGAGGTCGCAGTTATAGGCACATTTGGGTACCTCGCCCCTGAGTACCACTTTTATGGTCTTCTGAAGCCGGCGAGTGACGTGTACAGCCTGGGCGTGGTGATGCTCGAGGTTCTGACAGGGAAAAGTGCATATTCTCAATTGAAGGATGATGGGACAGGTGGACCTTTGACAGACTTCGCACTCCCCATCATTGAAGTCGGTAATATTGAGGAGTTGTTGGACAGGCGACCTGTACCGGAGCCAACGCCTTGGCAGCTGCAGGCGATGAAACGTGTGGCGCAGATTGCATGGTGCTGCGGGAAGTTGGATGCGAAGGACCGGCCGGTCATATCAGACATTGTTGCCAACCTCGAGATGGCGTATGAGTTACTCTGCAGAGACGAGCACGGTTCAGTTGACGAGCCATGTTTGTGGCCCTTCGTCGAACAAGTTGACCTCCCACTGGAGTCACCACACTCCAGGAGCTCGTCATCGGCAGGCTACCATTCCGAGCTG GAATctgaggtgttggaggaggggCGTTGA